From the genome of Bos mutus isolate GX-2022 chromosome 2, NWIPB_WYAK_1.1, whole genome shotgun sequence:
ctgacctccaaaactctaagagaataaatttatgttgttgtaAGCCACCAAGTtcatgataatttgttacagcagcctcaGGAAACCAATACAAGGACAATGTGAATTAGGAAGAAAGAGCTATTTTTCATGTGTTGTGAATGGGAAAgtgcaaaggggaaaaggaagtgaTGGGCAGGCTGCTTGGAGAAGGCTCTAGGAGAAGAAAGGAGGGGGCTACTGCTTCCAGAGCTGCCCCCAGGCGTGCAAGAGGCACTGATGAGGAGgacagggttttttttaatgacattttttctGTCCTTTGTGAATGAAACCCATCCCCATTTGGGCATGTTCTCAAAAGACTGGAAAGATATTTTCAGTTAACGTTTATTTCTGATGCAATGTTATGTTTTTCAATGCAATTCTGAGTAAGCTCGGAGATATCTGGGTTTTATCCTGGGGGTTTTAGAGAATGTCTTTGATGTTTTGGACCTAAAatgggcgggggggcggggggcaggtaTTCAACTATGTCTTCCTAGCTTAGCTCAAGAGAGCATTTCATTATGACTTCCAAAGTAAGGGAATAATAATGCAATATAGTGTCATGTCCATTAGACaagctgcagtcattttggacCATGACCCATAATTAAAGCCAAAAGGACAGAGTAGAGAGAGACTGTATGGAGGAGAAGTCACAAATAGGGTTCAGTGTTTCTGGCAAAGAACCATACATAGATGCCATTATAATCTTCATGTACATGAAAACTAAAAACTCCCCCATACAAAatgagatttgtttttttttttccccaaaatggctaaatttaatttttgtatgttaaaGTTTACAGAGTCCTTTTGAAAGGACTTGCTAGAAAGGGAATGGGGGGCGGATAATGATATTACatacaggaaagaaaagagactaGCTGGCCCAGGAGTGCTTGGCATGGAGAAGTACAAAGGTATCTAGATGTGtcatggcagaaggagaagctgTTGAAATGTTAGTCaatggctaagtaatgtctgattCTTCAGTCCCCTGAAGGAGTCCCCAAGgaggcaaggcttccctgtccttcactatctcccagagtttgctcaaactcatgcccatggagtcactgatgccctccaaccatctcatcctctgtcactcccttctcctcttgcaggGCTGTGAATTCAGTTTCTGTTAGTTTACAATTGtatttagttttgtttcattaaaaaaaatattcagccAGGCAGCTCCCTTTTCCACAAGCCTTTTTGAGACTTTAAAATTATTGTAGAGAAAAGATTCTTTTCTATATTATAAAAAACAATTATCCAACACAGTAATATTGGTATCTGTCATTTTTCCACTTTTGTTGAACCCAGCCTCAGTGGACACCCTTTCTTAAGGACAGAGGTCAGTAACAGACATCCATGGTTTGGTGAAGGCTTTTATCCAGCAGAGATCAGGAAATTGAAATTGAAAACTTTCATAAAAAGCTCTATGCTAAGGAGacttggaaagaaaggaagattttTAGTCATGGTTAGAGCAGTCcctgaaatgagaaaagaatggaTTGACTTGGAAGACAAAAAAGTAAGAATCCACAAGTGTTGGTTTTAGGGATAATTTTTAGGTTTGTTGATAGACACTCTTATTGCCTTTAGATGGGTTATATGGCAAAGTGGAGAATAGCTTAGACTCATATTGAATCACAAACACTaatcagcaagagaaaaataaaaggtagcATAGAGTGAACGACATCCAAGGGTAGCTTCCTTTAAATTCACCAGCGTCTTCTCACTGAAAATATAGACTATGGGAAGGGAATTAAATGTTGATATTGATGCAGTCACCCTActagaaaatttcaaatttcCCTGTTTCTCATTTTCACAGAACAAAGGTTGACAAGCAGGTAGGATGAGCATAGCCTGTCTTCCATGGCACGAAGAGAAATCTTATGTACCCAATacaagagaaaaattataaaacagagtGGGAAATGGGAAGACGATTTAGAGCACCCAAAGAACAAGTGGTCCCCTCACATAAAGAATGTGAATGTTACAAGGTGGAGAAATGTATTCACCAGAATTCAAGATGATACTTCTAAGCAAGGAGGTCAGATCCTAGGAGGACTCTGTGTCCCAGGGCACTGGACACAGTGGAAGGGAGTAGAAGGGGCAACAGATTGCAACTTAGTGGTTAAGTGAAGAGGGCAACAAAGAGATTTTTCCAAAGGTGTACACAGAGTCAAGGAACAAACGGGAGAGGATGAAGCACCAGTTACAAGCAACAGTGGGAAAATAGGCTTTCCCTAGTCCTGGAGGATCAAAGGCTATCTAAGCTGGAGTTACCCCAGAAGCCAAAGCTGAGACAAGGATGCTAGGGCAGGAAGTTTATGTGAGAAGTGAAGGAGATGCCAGTAGGGATGTAAGCAGGTAGACAGGGAAGGAATGGCTGCCAATAAAGTGTATCAAATTGAACCAGTAGTCATTGTAGGCAATCAGAACTTAACACAaagggcaagctctgggagccaGTAAAAAGCACAAGCCATAGGTTAGACATCCCAGGCCAAGGGAGCCACTGTGGCCCCCAGTTGAGGATGGAGAAACCACCCAGACTGGGGTGTTAGAGCCCAAACAGAGTTAAGGGGGCATCCATGGGGTAGGGGCATCCATGGGGTGGGAGGACCCAGCATAGGGAGTGAGAACCCAGACAGAAAGAGGAGGCTATCatgtggtggggggaggaggtgCAACCAAGATGGGAGATTGGTTTCATTCTGGGGGACTGATCAAACAAGTGAcatattaaagataataaaagtcatatttcTCAATGTCATAAGAGGAACAAATAATAGAAAGGAATAAATCTAGAATGAACTTTGTTGTGTTGCATTAGAATCAAAGGCATAGGTGTGAACTCATGAATTTCAAAACAGCAGATGTGGGTATAGAAATAAACACAAttgtaaatgtgtatatgtatgcatataatgtatatatatatatatacacacatatttatatccaGACCTAGGTATACAtgttatatatgcatgtatatttgcatccaggcttcctaggtggtgctagttgtaaagaatgcgcctgctcatgcaggagacgtaagagacatgggttcgatccctgggtcaggatgatcccctggaggagggcatggcaacccactccagggttggagaatcccatggtcagaggagcctggtgggctacagtccatagggttgcaaagagtcagacatgactgaagcaacttagcatgtccAATTTGtatctacacacatacacacacatatatacacacacacatatttacatcTACATTTGTGTATATGTGGGTATGTGTGTCCCATTTCTGTCCAGTAAGGATCCTGGAGCAAGGAAATCCCAATAGGAATGAACACTCACTAATGCTTAAATCTTGGCTTCTAAAAACCATTGTCCACTTAAAGAGATCAGGGATCCGTGGGGAAACAACTGATTTCAACACTGTGGAAAACACGAGCTGAGCCTGGGGGATCTTGTTCTCCCAGAAAGCAAGGAAGTGCTGAGAAGATGATGGAGACCTGGTTGAAAGACACCAGAGCCAGTTTGAGTAGGTGCCCACTGGCCAAGGATGGGACAATTCAAGCATCAAAACAGACTAAAGATAGTAATAGATGTTTGCCACTGAATAAAACAGgaaatcatacatatatattaaatagatgGACAAATGACTAAATTGTCACTTCAATGAGGAACAGATGATTCACAAAACTTGAAAGTACCTCCCTATAAACTGTTACTATAAACAGGAAAAGAGTTAACTTTACAGAGGAGAAGCTTGACAGATACCAGCTTAGTCAAGGGATCAAAATGCCTGTTGTCAGTAACATAACAAGTTGAGATTTCGAACCACCTGACAAGATGCAATTAAAAGAAAGTAGCATcgcttcccagagaaggcaatggcaactcattccagtgttcttgcctggagaataccagggacaggggagcctggtgggctgccatctatggggtcgcacacagtcggccacaactgaagcgacttagcagcagcagcatcgctGATTTTAATTATGAAGAAACACCAGACTGAGCCAAATCAAAGGACCTTCTACAGAATATCTGCTTATAATCTTCGAAAGAGCCAAGGCCATAGAAATCAAGGCTGAGGAACTGTCCGGACCAGAGTTCGCAACAAAGGTGTGACGACTAAATGCAAAGGGAGATTCTGGATAGAATCTTTTGCATAGAATATATTATAAGGATATCTGGAAAAACTTGAATGTGGTCTGAGAATTAGGGGCAGCAATGTAACCATGCAAATTTTCTGATGTTGACGATAGTATTGTGTTTATGGAGAAAAGGGGCTTGTTTGTTACAGGAAATACATACCAGTTGGAGGTGATAGGCTATTAGGTCAAAAACTTAGAACTAATGCCCTATTAGGGCATTTTGGTGGCCTTCCAACTATATGTTTGTGATggcctcaattaaaaaaaaaatgagaacagaaagAACAACTGTTCCAAGCTGTACGACAATCTTTAAGAACGAGGTCAGATTTGCACATGCTGGCTACAGGAatcattttcctcctccaagaaaaCAGATATTTTCAGTTGCTGAGTATCAAATGTTTATTCTTCAGCTTCCTAATACTACTAAAATCTATTTCATAATTAGCTCCTCTTCAAACCAGCTTTTATTTCACAGAAATTGTATCCTTTAATAATTCCCTTTGAAACATACAGGGCTAAGGATGCAGGTGTTTCAGAGTACAACTCAGACAACCAGGAGAAGTGGACCACCTGAGGGCTGTCCTCCCCACTTGACACCCCACGCAGAAAGCCACAAACAATTCTGGGAACACCTCTGCAAAGCCAGCCAGGTTGTCCAACTCAGTAGAACATCGTACTTGATTCAAATTACACATTCAGTACTGTACTGTACATATCCAGCATCACACATGCTTAAAATAATATAAGTATGCATAATGACATCTCAGGTCTCGTTTTTAAAGTAACGATAAGCAGGCAACTACACATTCTAAAACTACTAAATAATCCCTTTTTACCTAAATTGAAAATGTCACATACACATTGGCTGCTTCAGAAGCCTTGGGCATGCAGACAGgaagtgaagaaaatatttcagctAAGAATAATCACATGTTATATGTACTTAAGAATCTCTACAGCCAAACTGAAGGCAAAGGAAGACTGTCTTGAAGAGCCAGGGCCAGTTTCCAGGCTGAATGGTTACTAGGAGGGGGGGATCATACAGATGTTTTCCTGACACATCTGTGTTTCATCACAGATCCTGGAGGAAAAGTCAAGCAGACCCACTCTGGTTCCCAGGGTGGCTTCAGCCCCAGGGGGAAGACCACCTGGTTGTCCTGGCTCAGTAGAGTCTCCCAATTCTGGGAATTCCATCCAGGTCTGGATAGCTGCTCCAGGCTGATGGGGGCCACTTCAACCTCTAAAGAACAGCGGCATCATGGCTGAAGCTTGGCAGTGACCTCTAAGAACTGTAGCCTTCTGCTGAATGGATCATGGGCTTTACCTTCCAGGACAATGCTTGACAAAGAAAGATGGTTTTCTTAGTTTGTTCAAAATTTTAGCATGATATCCAAAAACAGGCTGGTTTGTAATTAATAGCAccgtgaaaatataaaaatagtagaaaaaagtgtcaaaaaatgaagtcactttTGATTCTGAGCAGTGCTTCCTACCACTGATGTCAACATGTCAGCAAAGTAAACCATTTGGAAAGTAAACTGAAGGCAAAGTAAATCTTTTTCATAGAATACATTATAAGGACATCTGGAAAATTTTGGGAAATTTGGGAAAATAAGATATCTCTCTGGAGCAAAAATTATGCTTATTTAGGGAGAATACAGGCAAGTTATATTCACTAGACTGCAACTACATATATGTAACTgagcagcagaaggaaaaaatgtagacAGTAGCTCCCAACTCTGTATGCCTGTCAAGTAGTTAGgtagaagcatttttaaaaggaaaattgagggcagaagaaagcATCTAAATTGTTGGGGCAGTGGTCAACTGGGGTTAAGAAGTTGGAAAAGAGTGCTGTGTACAAACGTATCAGTATGTTATTGTTACACATCCAcacctcaaaaataaaataactacagTTTTCAAGCATCTTCCTCTACTGCCTGATTATGAAAGGAATGGTCATTCCTACAGAAAGAAAAGGTAGTCTGTAGTGAAATGCAGATAGACTCTGGCTCTCAGCTGCCCATTTGCTTTGCAGATTTGGTACCCCTGacatctttaaaacatttttgtagaTGTGTTTGTTCTCCTGGCTGGTGCTTTGCTATAAGCAGATGTGAAAACAGGGATTCCATCCCAGTGAGGTCTGTTTGTCGAGCACACATGAGCTGGGCTTTCTATAAAGCTAGTTGCAAGAGGGTATTTGTTTTAAGAGAACTCAACAGTACTAAGGCAGTCTGTTGAAATCCCTATTGACTGACGTAGTCAGTGGTCCAGACTGAACAAAACTCTAGCAGAAGATGTATGTAGTCAAATCAAGTCAGACTCTCTGTGGTCCAGGAAATAGAGAATCTTGCCCTTCAAGTTGTAGAGAACTGGCCAAGGTGGTTCATGCCTGGGTGCCAGGGAGTTCCAAATTACGGGTCACATCTGTAATAGAAATATAgcataaattctttaaaagttctttatgtGCCAAGCCCATTCAACAAAACTTCTCCTTTCCTCTGCctcttataaacacacacatatacacacacacacatgcacacacacagggaaacaTATACCCCTTCTAAACTCTTCTTTATGTTTCAAGATTGAGCACCAATTCTACATTTTCCATGGAGTTTGACCCAACCTCTATTGTAAACTTGGCTCCTATTGCAAACTTTGAGCTCTACCATATTGTTTATTTTCAATGAATGAGACAAAGCATCAATTCAGTGAAAATGAAACTTTGGCATTTTACAGAAAATACTAAAATTCTGTCTTAAAGacatcttcccttcttttcaaataaaaaattaaaattataggcTTCATGTAAAGAACACTCTTCCCTTCCCAAATCCCCGTGTGTCACTGTACCTGTGGGTGCAGGCTTTTTAGCAGTGTTCACCGCTGCCATGAACATATATTCACTGTTAGGGTCATGCACGCTGGTGGGATACTTCTGCAAGAAAAGTCAGAAACGTGGTTTGTCTTCTCCTCGTCCCCATCtccattcttgtgtgtgtgtgtgtgtgttactgatTTCTATTCTTTGTTGAAGCAGTATGTGACAAAGTATTAAATGAGACTTAGGCTCTTGACtttgggattccctgatagctcagttggtaaaaaatctgcctgcaatgcaggagaccccagtttgatttctgggtcaggaagattcactggagaagggattaggctacccactccagtattcctgggcttcccttgtagctcagctggtaaagaatccgcttgcaatttggaagacctggattcaatccctggattgggaagatcccctggagaagggaaaggctacccactccagtattctggcctggagaattccatggactgtgtagtccatggggtcgcaaagagttggacacaactgagtgactttcactttcaaggggaACCATATGTGTAAAGGACTTTAAATAAAAGGCTTTCTGCTCGGTATCTTTTCTCATTTATGCCTTTACTTTTCCTTCCGCCATAGACTTAAGACCACAGGACTCATcttactctcttccttttttgtctctctttccaAATTCCTTTCTGGAAACAAATACACATACTGTATGGCCAATGATCACACTGTGGATGTGCTTGAAGGTGCTAACATCCTTGCATAATACTCAGAATGGTATAATTTCTTTGAGAACCCATTTTGTGATAGATTAAAAAGAATATTCGCCAGCACAGAGAGACTTTCGTTATCGTTCTTTTATCTTTCTGCATAGCTTTtcagtgattttctttaaaagcaaagaGTCCTAATAACTTACCATGTAAAAAAACTGGCAGTTTCTTTCTCAACTACTGATGGCATCTTCCAAGACTTTCTCACTGATTATTTCTTAATTGACAAGTTGAGGAAAGCTTATAACTGTTTCATCTGCCCTGACTTTGGAAACTTAGAATCAAATTTGCAGTCCACatggaataatatattttaaagttggaagcatcttttaaaaaatcttttaaacttccttttcccttttggtcTTTCCATGGCCCCTTTCCCTTAGCAttttggaataataataatgacatatCTCTCTGGAAGCCACTGAACTCTTCTTGGAATGAAGTGGCTATAAAGTAAATAAGCTTCTGTTCCAAGTTAGTAGTTTAATTAATAGGCACATCTTAAAGAAAAGACATTATCTGTCTGTCAATCAAattattctggaaaaagcaataCATACTCTGATGAGTAAAGAACTACTGATATCCCCCAGTAAAGCTAGTGCAAGAAAAGATCGATGTTGCTCACCTTTTTTGTAAGCCAATACATAAGGACACATCCAAAAACGCAGACTGTAACAAAAGCTGCACATCCTATGGGTAACCAGAACTTCAGCTGGCAACAAAGCTCTGATTCTGGGTTGAAAAAAAAGATTAGTTAGACAAGGAAAAAGTCTCAGAATCAAATCTCCCCTTTCACTGCTGAATTATAAGTTCATTTACTAAATTTAAAAGAGCTATTTAATCAAATAAAGTTTCTATTCAGTACAACCATGAAATGcagtaaatagtaaataaataacatcATCTCAGTATGATAGCAAGGatccaaaaataaaaccaaaaagacCCCATGTACATATATGTCTACAAATGTGGTTAATGGAAAAGACTTTGCTGTCTATGTTCTTGCAAAACAGTAAGAAAAGTACTGTAGAAAACTATTGTTTTCAATCATCTCACTTAATTCCACACACcccaacaaaaaacccaaaccttAAACTTTAGGTGAATAGAGGTAATAGCTCTTAAGCCATGGGTTTTGAcatttgttctaatttttttcctgattttcaacAGCATGTCTGTTTTAAAGACAATATGACCTATTTCTAACTCAGCAGTTTATATGATACTTGTTTGTTTAACTGTTTTCACAAgtgagaaaaatgttaaaatgcatATATACTCTTAAGTCTAGAAGATGAAAACAATATCTTAccataaatattcaaatattctcTGCTTAGAATATCTACTTGAAAAGGAGGAGGATCAAAAATTGACAATTTGCAGATGTAATAGCTGGCATAAGAACTGTCCaaattatatagaaaaaaagagacactATTATTGGATAACTGAAATTTACAGACATTCAGATTCCTGATGGATACTGTGTCTTCATTTCCTTTAGTCTTAGTGAGATCACAGAGTACATTATCCCCTTTCAGCAACTGCATTTTAAATTGTCGAACAGTATCAGGGTATTTGCATAAAATTTGTACACCTCCATTGTGAAATATGAACATCTCAGATGCAGCAGAATCATTGAATTCTCCTgggcaaaaaaaagaaagcaaaattttatgattttgttcCTCTAATCATTATATTTGAACACAAAAGTCATCTCTTCATAAAGTCACCATCATTGcaacaaaatgaaagaacttCACAAccaaaatatagaatattaagGTAGAACTGTGAATTAGGAAAAAACCTAAACAGAGACTTGTTTATCATACATAAGtacataatatttaatatattaaataatacatttacatAGTATAAATCAAGCAGAAGTGGTTCCTTCCTTTTGGCAGATTTGATATTGGAGACAGATGACAAATAAATATGTAGTCATGCACCATAATTTATGCTAGAAATGGAGTACTATTCAAATATAGGTACATGGGTcctaatttttattgaagaattcAGATAATGCCACTTGGAGAAAgtgactttgaaaattaaaattgaaggAGGATTAGCACTTTAGTCAAACAATGAGAAATTCGGGGAAAAACATAGTTTagggaaaaaaactttttaaagcacAAAACAGCTTAAACTAAAAATGAATGATTATGTATAACTATATATTTACACTATATGCTCTAAGAGagtgaaagaacaaatgaaaattgttttcaaatgatAGAAACATGTCTTCTCTGAACCTCATCCATTGAGAACTGAATCAAAGTCTGATGATAAAGATAAAGATCCAAATTTTCTATTTACTGTCtcattttaataaacaaatttGAAGCTTATAGGAAGCCAAAGTTGTTTTTGTGAGCTACATAGGGGATCACAGAAGAAAGAGGCTGAAATGGTTTTGGACCAGTTGCAGATTCTGAGTTATAAGTTCAAACAGCTCTctgccttcctttttccttttttatttttaatatgattaaATTTCATACTGAAATTGTTTGGAAAAAATTATTACCATGACAGTTGCTAGTTTAAATTTTGAAATCCCTGGTTTTACTCTTGAGAAAACTATGTAACAAGTACAaagaatttttaaggaaaaaaattacctTTTGCTCCTATTCCAGTGAAATAGATATTATCTGTGAATTTTTTGCTCTTTACCTTCCAgatatatacttattttatatagcAAACGTATTACTTAATGTTCTTCTATTGgcatttaatattataaatgttctattttttacATAGTCATAATAATTATCCTTTTTAATGCCTATACAAAAGGCTGAATGTCAATCTAGAATAACTTGTTAAAGCATTCCACTCATGTTGACTGGTTGGGGTTATTTCCAGCATTTTGATTTCATGTAAATATTTCAACATGTGGGAAAAATCTTTTAAAGACTCTAATGACACTCTGCATGGCCATGTTGCTTTTGGGAAGAACTGTTCCACTTTTTAACAGGACTAGCATTATGCAGGAGAATTCACTTGCCACAACTCTGCTTACACCAgtgtgtcaattttatttaagATTTACCATagttacttactttttttttaatatctctaggctttctatctcTCATATTGTTAGGGAATAGATTTTCAACTTGAGGATTTGATTGTGAAAATATATATGAGTGTTCTATTTTTCAGTTATGGCAGTCCAGATTTTTCAAACTAACTCCCACACCGAAATAACCAAAAATGCTTAATGAAATgcctaaaattattaatttaaaagattaaatggtgaaaataaagaagaaattactAGATTAAATTTAAAGAACcagaatcaaaggagaaaagcaaaggttAGAACTTGCTTTTACTTTGAGAGTGTATGCTGTTCTCTCAGATTTATATTTTCGTTTTCATGTCTCAACTTCCAGAGTCTGAAAGTGAGAAATCTGGTAAAAGACATTTTATCAGATTTCTCCTTAGTAAGATGAAATCCCCAAGGTTTGCATTCTTGGAATACAGGTAAAGCAGAAGTAAACCAGCTTTCACCCAGATTATGCCCCCCCTTCAAATCACTCCAATGGTCCAGAAAAACCTCAATAACTGAACTTTGTTTAAGGTGATTGGgattactattcagttcagttcagttcagtcgctcagtcgtgtccaactctttgcaaccccatgaaccgcagcatgccaggcctccctatccatcaccaactcctggagtccacccaaacccatgtccatcaagttggtgataccatctgaccatctcatcctctgtcattccccttctcctcctgccctcaatc
Proteins encoded in this window:
- the ICOS gene encoding inducible T-cell costimulator; its protein translation is MKSDLWYFFLFCIQVEILAGEFNDSAASEMFIFHNGGVQILCKYPDTVRQFKMQLLKGDNVLCDLTKTKGNEDTVSIRNLNVCKFQLSNNSVSFFLYNLDSSYASYYICKLSIFDPPPFQVDILSREYLNIYESELCCQLKFWLPIGCAAFVTVCVFGCVLMYWLTKKKYPTSVHDPNSEYMFMAAVNTAKKPAPTDVTRNLELPGTQA